In Candidatus Bathyarchaeia archaeon, one DNA window encodes the following:
- a CDS encoding EMC3/TMCO1 family protein produces MEGGGMVPNTPPGSTLFFFLLAATISFLMTLANRLFTDPEKLKAWRKEIAEYYQQLREAQKSGDKKQMEKLMKRQQYILQLNAKISWQSTKVTLLFFIPIIIIWSFLGRMTWEPGVAYFPGVGWNLPIPLFGASLFWWYALCSIFFGTLFSHLFGLVSVE; encoded by the coding sequence ATGGAGGGCGGTGGAATGGTGCCCAACACCCCACCTGGCTCAACGCTTTTCTTCTTCCTCCTTGCAGCCACCATATCCTTCCTAATGACTCTTGCAAACCGCTTATTCACAGACCCTGAAAAGCTAAAGGCTTGGAGGAAAGAAATCGCGGAATATTATCAACAGTTGAGGGAGGCTCAAAAAAGCGGGGACAAGAAGCAAATGGAAAAGCTCATGAAAAGACAGCAATACATTTTACAGCTTAATGCCAAAATCTCTTGGCAATCAACAAAAGTGACCCTCCTATTCTTCATTCCAATCATAATCATCTGGTCGTTCTTGGGGAGGATGACCTGGGAACCTGGCGTCGCCTACTTTCCAGGTGTTGGGTGGAACCTCCCCATACCCCTGTTTGGGGCGTCCCTGTTCTGGTGGTACGCCCTATGCTCTATATTCTTTGGCACTCTGTTCTCCCATTTATTTGGCTTAGTAAGTGTGGAGTGA
- a CDS encoding 50S ribosomal protein L34e — protein sequence MPRPALRTRSRKRVSKALPGGRTSIHFKREIPGQAKCGVCGGPLAGIPRLLPSEIRRLNRSQRKVSRIYGGQVCPNCLKTALKQAARTLGAKISS from the coding sequence ATGCCAAGGCCAGCCTTGAGAACGAGAAGTCGGAAACGCGTTTCCAAAGCCCTGCCTGGAGGGCGAACAAGCATACACTTTAAGCGTGAAATTCCCGGACAAGCCAAGTGCGGTGTCTGCGGTGGCCCCCTTGCGGGGATCCCCCGTCTGCTTCCATCCGAGATTAGAAGACTCAATCGTTCTCAAAGAAAGGTTTCAAGGATCTATGGCGGCCAGGTCTGCCCAAACTGTCTAAAAACGGCACTGAAACAAGCGGCGAGAACTCTAGGTGCTAAAATTTCCAGCTGA
- a CDS encoding cytidylate kinase family protein: MAEEPVVICICGMAGSGKSTVAKKLAEKYGLKYCSGGDALKALAMEKGYKPLERGWWESREGLSFLENREKNPEFDRMVDQKLLEIAEQGNVILDSWTMPWLLKKGFKIWLEASPRKRAERVAKRDGISIEKALKALKNKEEKTKAIYKRLYGFSLGEDFTPFHLILDTEHLTAEEVFQTLVQVLDKMIFNK, from the coding sequence ATGGCTGAAGAGCCTGTGGTTATCTGTATTTGCGGCATGGCTGGAAGCGGAAAAAGCACTGTAGCAAAGAAGCTAGCCGAAAAATATGGTCTAAAATATTGCTCTGGTGGAGATGCCCTGAAAGCTTTAGCCATGGAAAAAGGCTACAAACCCCTTGAGAGGGGCTGGTGGGAAAGCCGGGAAGGATTATCCTTCCTCGAAAACAGGGAGAAAAACCCGGAATTTGACAGGATGGTGGACCAAAAGCTCTTGGAAATAGCGGAGCAGGGCAACGTCATACTGGACAGTTGGACCATGCCGTGGCTTCTCAAAAAGGGCTTCAAAATATGGCTGGAGGCTTCCCCGCGGAAAAGGGCTGAAAGGGTTGCCAAGAGAGACGGGATAAGCATCGAAAAAGCCCTAAAAGCCTTGAAGAATAAGGAGGAAAAAACAAAGGCCATTTATAAGAGGCTTTACGGTTTCAGCCTAGGCGAAGACTTCACACCATTCCATTTAATACTTGACACAGAACACTTGACGGCGGAGGAGGTCTTCCAAACTCTAGTCCAAGTTTTGGACAAAATGATCTTTAACAAGTGA